In Aquiflexum balticum DSM 16537, a single genomic region encodes these proteins:
- a CDS encoding S8 family peptidase encodes MTNQLEEQDPKPEFTGRRLVMLDQGAKFKDIEEGAEGASLRLASSSDYKSHEEDYIEAFDQADGIVFENFGVAVINENHEQEINVLTSSARTKSIFLYDEPERYLYALAAANASGGGGFWQWLCRLLGIGRPPITPIPDQPDPHPNPTLPDSFSDNAQAYWGVHAVRALTSPYTGKNIPVAILDTGFLVAHPDFQTRNVISKSFISGEDVNDLNGHGTHCTGNASGGIRGSNGVRYGISNESNVFIGKVLSNAGSGSDSGILAGMDWAMTNGCKIISMSLGAPTRPGQSHSRIYEDIAKNALNRGTLIIAAAGNESRRSSGVINPVGHPANCPSIMAVAAVDRFLKVADFSCGGINPNGGEVNIAGPGVGVLSSYKSPQIYASLSGTSMATPFVSGVAAQLWEKNPSATPTQIWQELINTARPLNLPASDVGAGLVQSPQ; translated from the coding sequence ATGACAAATCAATTAGAAGAACAGGATCCAAAACCGGAATTTACAGGAAGACGCTTGGTTATGCTAGACCAGGGGGCGAAATTTAAAGATATAGAAGAAGGGGCTGAAGGGGCCTCTCTCAGGCTAGCATCGTCAAGCGATTACAAGTCCCACGAGGAAGATTATATAGAAGCATTTGATCAGGCAGACGGAATTGTTTTTGAGAATTTTGGTGTGGCAGTGATCAATGAAAATCATGAACAGGAAATCAATGTGCTGACAAGTTCGGCGAGAACCAAAAGCATATTTCTGTACGATGAACCCGAGCGATATCTTTACGCCCTTGCTGCTGCAAATGCTTCCGGAGGAGGAGGATTTTGGCAGTGGCTTTGCCGATTATTGGGTATTGGAAGACCACCAATAACTCCCATTCCTGACCAACCAGATCCTCATCCCAACCCCACACTTCCTGATTCTTTTTCGGATAATGCCCAAGCTTATTGGGGAGTCCATGCTGTCAGGGCATTGACAAGCCCATATACGGGTAAAAACATCCCTGTTGCCATCTTGGACACAGGGTTCTTAGTGGCCCATCCTGATTTTCAAACAAGAAATGTTATCAGCAAATCTTTTATTTCCGGAGAAGACGTCAATGACCTCAATGGACATGGCACACATTGTACTGGAAATGCTTCAGGAGGTATCCGTGGCTCCAATGGGGTTAGATATGGAATATCAAATGAATCAAATGTTTTTATTGGTAAAGTACTTTCTAATGCGGGTTCAGGTTCTGATAGCGGGATCTTGGCCGGCATGGACTGGGCGATGACCAATGGCTGCAAAATCATTTCCATGTCTTTGGGTGCGCCTACCCGTCCGGGACAGTCTCATTCCAGAATTTATGAAGATATTGCCAAGAATGCCCTCAATAGAGGTACTTTAATCATAGCAGCTGCAGGAAATGAAAGCAGAAGATCCAGCGGCGTTATCAATCCTGTGGGTCATCCCGCTAATTGTCCGTCCATTATGGCTGTGGCTGCTGTGGACAGGTTTTTGAAAGTGGCTGATTTCTCCTGTGGCGGGATCAACCCGAATGGGGGAGAGGTAAACATTGCCGGACCTGGTGTGGGGGTATTGAGCTCTTATAAATCCCCGCAGATTTATGCCTCGCTGAGTGGAACAAGTATGGCAACTCCTTTTGTTTCGGGAGTAGCTGCACAATTATGGGAAAAGAATCCATCGGCTACGCCTACACAAATTTGGCAGGAATTGATCAATACCGCACGTCCCTTAAATCTTCCCGCCAGTGATGTGGGGGCTGGTTTGGTTCAGAGTCCTCAGTAA
- a CDS encoding lipoprotein signal peptidase → MKYLKYFGIALLVITIDQAVKMIVHYQMDFGTPGQIKVFGDWFKLHYTTNPGMAFGMQIGSEYGKLILTSFRLVAMFGIGYYLYHIIKKQMHVGYIICISMILGGAIGNLIDSIFYGVWFGNAPYNAPSPWFHGQVIDMFYIDIWEGYIPEWVPLWGGSYTALWPIFNIADASIFVGVAIILIFQGRFFQEEVVAKTEKEEEDEIQKQFIAGEETE, encoded by the coding sequence ATGAAATATTTGAAATATTTTGGTATTGCACTATTGGTAATCACCATTGACCAAGCTGTAAAAATGATTGTCCATTATCAAATGGACTTTGGAACTCCCGGACAGATAAAAGTCTTTGGGGATTGGTTTAAGTTACATTACACAACCAACCCCGGAATGGCATTTGGAATGCAGATCGGTTCTGAATATGGGAAGTTGATCTTGACCTCTTTCCGTTTGGTTGCTATGTTCGGGATTGGGTATTACTTATACCATATCATCAAAAAACAAATGCATGTTGGTTATATCATTTGTATTTCGATGATCTTGGGTGGGGCTATCGGTAACTTGATAGACAGTATTTTTTATGGTGTATGGTTTGGGAATGCCCCCTATAATGCTCCAAGCCCCTGGTTTCATGGTCAGGTGATTGATATGTTTTATATAGATATTTGGGAAGGATATATTCCGGAGTGGGTTCCGTTGTGGGGGGGAAGTTATACAGCATTATGGCCGATTTTCAATATCGCTGATGCCTCTATTTTTGTTGGTGTTGCGATTATTTTGATTTTCCAAGGAAGATTTTTCCAAGAAGAGGTAGTTGCAAAAACGGAAAAAGAGGAAGAGGATGAGATCCAAAAACAATTTATTGCAGGTGAAGAAACAGAGTAA
- a CDS encoding WD40/YVTN/BNR-like repeat-containing protein, which produces MRKIFIFFLFLGAVSLSAQDLQQSTIPLKYRNIGPFRGGRSVTASGVVGDPLTYYMGTTGGGVWKTSDAGQLWQNISDGYFTTGSVGAIAVSESHPRIVFVGMGEHAPRGVMTSYGDGIYKSTDAGATWKKLGLEKTQHISRIIIHPENPDIVYVAAQGALHAPNPDRGVYKSIDGGETWEKVLFVDDKSGAVELSMDMNFPDVLYAAMWEHQRLPWKVISGGPGSGLYKSVDAGKTWKKMESGLPKEMGKMSIAVSRANSNKVYALIESDSEKRQGGLFVSENGGDSWSKVSSDNRLVQRAWYYIELFPDPHAEHTLYVLSAPALRSIDGGKTWEVLPRAHGDYHDLWINPNNPKNMVMADDGGAAISFNGAKTWSRQDNMPTAQMYRINTDNQFPYRIYGGQQDNTSLVINSLALGRGSITQEHWNYSAGGESAFLAFDPDNTRYVLGGSYLGTIEVLDMKSNASTNIMIAPIQYLGRDASDMKYRFNWNAPIIWSQHEPNTFYHTAQHVFKTQDMGNSWEVISPDLTRNEKEKQGKGGGPYTNEAVGAENYGTIAYIIESPHEKGVFWTGSDDGLVHLTQDGGKTWNNVTPKGMAETLVNAIEVSPHDPATVYIATTRYKFNDYTPAIYKTTDYGKTWTNISKGIPYGAFTRVVREDDKVKGLLYAGTETGTYISRNGGNSWESFQLNLPVTPITDLKLAHGDLVVATAGRSYWILDDMNMVREMKTKVEKPLLYTPDDAIIGSWNSAMNSNSATGTNLLSGVNPANGVVLYYHLPETVTDSTAINLEIRDSNGELVRMISSKADPKFQAYAGGPSPDPVLPVKKGINRFVWDMRYPTMPGIPTAYIESSFRGHKVVPGEYSLHLKTDFGDSQVKAKVIVNPLFETDQQTYVEYHNFMWNMEKELTMMHNMVNKAMDYQQQLKGFLERIKGDSSRQALAEAGQQLLKEMKAWDEDMVQRKSLAYDDVENFPNKFTANYLFLINQTESEIPKVNQGSRDRYEELTKEWLVLKAEGERILNTAIPDYNQKLKSAGIGLLFVE; this is translated from the coding sequence ATGAGAAAAATATTTATCTTTTTCCTTTTTCTTGGAGCAGTTTCATTATCTGCCCAAGATCTTCAGCAAAGTACCATTCCACTTAAATACCGAAACATTGGCCCTTTCCGCGGAGGTAGGTCTGTAACTGCCTCAGGGGTAGTAGGAGATCCTTTGACCTATTATATGGGTACAACTGGCGGAGGTGTTTGGAAAACCTCTGATGCGGGACAGCTTTGGCAAAACATTTCTGATGGTTATTTTACGACTGGTTCCGTAGGGGCAATTGCCGTTTCTGAAAGCCATCCAAGGATAGTTTTTGTGGGAATGGGCGAACATGCCCCTCGGGGCGTAATGACCTCTTATGGAGATGGTATATATAAATCCACCGATGCTGGTGCCACTTGGAAAAAGTTGGGATTGGAAAAAACCCAACATATTTCCCGAATTATCATTCATCCTGAAAATCCGGATATAGTCTATGTGGCCGCACAGGGAGCATTACATGCCCCAAACCCGGACCGTGGTGTTTACAAATCCATAGATGGCGGAGAGACTTGGGAAAAGGTCTTGTTTGTAGATGATAAATCAGGTGCTGTTGAATTATCCATGGACATGAATTTTCCGGATGTGCTGTATGCCGCCATGTGGGAGCATCAAAGATTGCCATGGAAGGTCATCAGCGGTGGTCCTGGAAGTGGACTTTACAAATCTGTAGATGCAGGAAAAACCTGGAAGAAAATGGAATCAGGCTTGCCCAAAGAAATGGGAAAAATGTCCATTGCGGTTTCTCGAGCTAACTCAAATAAAGTATACGCTCTGATTGAGAGTGATTCAGAAAAAAGACAGGGAGGCTTATTCGTTTCAGAAAATGGTGGTGATTCATGGTCAAAAGTAAGCAGTGATAACCGGTTGGTACAGCGTGCTTGGTATTACATAGAGTTATTTCCTGACCCACATGCCGAACACACGCTATATGTCCTGAGTGCTCCTGCCCTTCGTTCCATTGATGGCGGGAAAACCTGGGAAGTGCTTCCTCGTGCACATGGGGATTACCATGATCTCTGGATAAACCCCAACAACCCCAAAAATATGGTTATGGCGGATGATGGAGGTGCTGCAATTTCATTTAATGGCGCCAAGACTTGGTCCAGACAGGACAATATGCCCACCGCCCAGATGTACCGAATCAATACTGATAACCAATTTCCTTACCGTATCTATGGGGGACAGCAGGATAATACTTCCTTGGTAATCAATAGTCTTGCTTTAGGAAGGGGGAGTATAACCCAAGAACACTGGAATTATTCCGCAGGTGGTGAGTCGGCCTTTTTGGCTTTTGATCCTGATAATACAAGATATGTATTGGGAGGGAGTTATTTGGGTACGATCGAAGTTCTCGATATGAAATCGAATGCCTCTACCAATATCATGATAGCACCCATCCAATATCTGGGTAGGGATGCTTCTGATATGAAATACCGTTTCAATTGGAATGCACCGATTATTTGGTCCCAGCATGAACCCAATACTTTTTATCATACCGCACAACATGTGTTCAAAACCCAGGATATGGGTAACTCTTGGGAAGTAATCTCCCCTGACCTGACCAGAAATGAAAAGGAAAAACAAGGAAAAGGTGGGGGACCTTACACCAATGAAGCAGTAGGTGCAGAAAATTATGGTACCATTGCTTATATCATTGAATCACCCCATGAAAAAGGAGTTTTTTGGACAGGCAGCGATGATGGTTTGGTCCATTTGACACAAGACGGAGGGAAAACGTGGAATAATGTCACTCCCAAAGGAATGGCTGAAACCCTGGTCAATGCCATTGAGGTTTCCCCCCATGATCCTGCCACAGTCTATATTGCTACGACAAGATATAAGTTCAATGATTATACCCCTGCCATTTATAAAACCACTGATTATGGAAAAACCTGGACCAATATCAGCAAAGGCATTCCTTACGGTGCTTTTACCAGAGTGGTCAGAGAAGACGATAAGGTCAAAGGGCTGCTCTATGCAGGTACAGAAACCGGTACATATATTTCCAGAAATGGCGGTAACAGTTGGGAATCATTTCAACTTAACCTTCCTGTGACCCCAATTACTGATCTGAAGCTTGCCCATGGTGATCTGGTGGTGGCAACAGCCGGCCGATCTTATTGGATTTTGGATGATATGAATATGGTGAGAGAAATGAAAACTAAGGTTGAAAAACCATTATTGTATACCCCGGATGATGCCATTATCGGAAGCTGGAATTCAGCCATGAACAGCAATTCTGCTACTGGAACCAATCTTCTTAGTGGTGTAAATCCTGCTAATGGAGTCGTGCTGTATTATCATTTACCGGAAACTGTTACGGACTCAACTGCGATCAATTTGGAAATTAGGGATAGCAATGGGGAATTGGTACGTATGATTTCAAGTAAAGCCGATCCAAAATTTCAGGCTTATGCCGGTGGACCCTCACCTGATCCAGTTTTGCCTGTTAAAAAAGGGATTAACCGTTTTGTTTGGGATATGCGTTATCCCACCATGCCGGGTATTCCAACAGCCTATATTGAATCAAGCTTTAGAGGTCATAAGGTAGTTCCCGGAGAATATTCCTTGCATCTTAAAACTGATTTTGGTGATTCCCAAGTCAAAGCAAAGGTGATTGTTAATCCATTGTTCGAAACGGATCAGCAGACTTATGTGGAGTACCACAACTTTATGTGGAATATGGAAAAGGAACTGACAATGATGCATAACATGGTCAATAAAGCCATGGATTACCAGCAGCAGCTGAAAGGTTTCTTGGAAAGAATCAAAGGAGATTCAAGTCGTCAGGCACTTGCCGAGGCAGGTCAGCAATTACTCAAAGAAATGAAGGCTTGGGATGAGGATATGGTACAGCGAAAATCCCTTGCCTATGATGATGTGGAAAATTTCCCCAATAAGTTTACTGCCAATTATCTGTTCCTGATCAATCAGACAGAAAGTGAAATTCCAAAAGTAAATCAAGGATCAAGGGATCGCTATGAAGAACTGACCAAGGAATGGTTGGTTTTAAAAGCCGAAGGAGAAAGAATCCTGAATACCGCTATTCCTGATTATAATCAAAAATTGAAGTCAGCTGGAATCGGATTATTGTTCGTTGAATAG
- the ileS gene encoding isoleucine--tRNA ligase: MKKYQEYKQVDYPKIGEDILQYWKEKDIFNKSVANREGAETFTFFEGPPSANGTPGIHHVMARALKDIFCRYKTLKGFQVKRKGGWDTHGLPVELQVEKELGITKEDIGKKISVEEYNQKCRETVMRYKHEWDELTEKIGYWVDLDDPYITFEAKYIESLWSLLRKFYDKGLLYKGYTIQPFSPAAGTGLSSHELNQPGTYKDVKDTSVTAQFKLKGEENTYILAWTTTPWTLPSNSALAIGENLDYVKVRTFNPYTFEPMTAVLAKARMGAYFNPKAKELSLGDFKAGDKLIPYEIIEEFKGKEMLGWEYEQLFPIEGIALPHPAFTVISGDYVTTEDGTGIVHLAKAFGADDFRTLVQNNVPGVFVKDELDNDIPVVDRQGKFLPVIGEYLALKMKEHGIHAHKEFGANDFYVKNYTNDDEDAQDFKTTDIIISIILKNENKAFKVEKYEHSYPHCWRTDKPILYYPLESWFIKTTAYKDRLVELNKTINWKPEATGTGRFGNWLENLVDWNLSRSRFWGTPLPIWRTEDGTEEKCIGSIAELNEEINKSIEKGFMATSPYEGKEIDLHRPYVDDVILVSSKGDKMFREPDLIDVWFDSGAMPYAQWHYPFENEDIFKANYPADYIAEGVDQTRGWFFTLHAIAGMLFDSVAFKNVIANGLVLDKNGNKMSKRLGNAVDPFKTLKEYGPDALRWYMLSNANPWDNLKFNLEGIAEVQRRFFGTLQNTYNFFALYANLDHFVYDKSKAVPVVDRAELDQWIISKLQTLIAEVESAMDNYDATKATRAIMNFTVDQLSNWYVRLARKRFWRGDMNTDKQAAYETLFECLYSLTQLMSSFAPFYSDWLYKNLTASSKNRLESIHLTDWEVADISHINRDLEESMELAQKISSLVHSLRKNPKIGIKVRQPLQRILIPVLNDKTRKQIQHVEELIKSEVNIKSIEYIDDASDVLVKNVKPNLPVLGKKLGPKMRLVVAAINSWGKEQISEIEKNGKIAIPIEGEIIELLLEEVLISSQDIPGWSVASDQGMTVALDVTLTDELRQEGIARDLVNRIQNLRKDMGLDVQDKINIRIAKHDDLVNAALKNFAKYIQTETQAVTLEVHDSLTDATVLDMDDFELVVKVEKA, encoded by the coding sequence GTGAAAAAATACCAGGAGTACAAACAAGTAGATTATCCAAAGATAGGAGAGGACATCCTACAATACTGGAAAGAAAAAGATATATTCAATAAATCCGTCGCCAACAGGGAAGGGGCGGAAACATTTACTTTTTTTGAAGGTCCTCCTTCTGCCAATGGTACTCCCGGGATTCACCATGTGATGGCCAGGGCTTTAAAAGATATCTTCTGCCGGTACAAAACCCTCAAAGGTTTTCAGGTAAAAAGAAAAGGTGGATGGGATACACATGGTCTTCCTGTTGAACTTCAGGTGGAAAAAGAGTTGGGTATCACCAAAGAGGATATCGGTAAGAAAATCTCTGTAGAGGAATACAACCAAAAGTGCCGTGAAACTGTCATGCGTTACAAACATGAATGGGATGAACTCACTGAAAAAATCGGTTATTGGGTTGATTTGGATGATCCTTATATCACTTTTGAAGCCAAATACATAGAAAGCCTTTGGAGTTTGTTAAGGAAATTTTATGACAAGGGTTTACTTTATAAAGGCTATACGATTCAGCCATTTTCTCCGGCAGCAGGCACCGGCCTGAGTTCCCACGAACTCAATCAGCCAGGAACATACAAAGATGTGAAAGACACTTCTGTAACAGCGCAATTTAAGCTTAAAGGGGAAGAAAATACTTACATTTTAGCCTGGACCACTACTCCTTGGACTTTGCCTTCCAACTCAGCATTGGCAATAGGTGAAAACCTGGATTATGTTAAAGTAAGGACATTTAATCCCTATACCTTCGAGCCGATGACGGCTGTGCTTGCAAAAGCACGGATGGGAGCATATTTTAATCCTAAGGCAAAAGAATTGTCTTTGGGCGATTTCAAAGCCGGAGACAAATTGATTCCTTATGAAATAATTGAGGAATTCAAAGGTAAAGAAATGTTGGGATGGGAATATGAGCAATTGTTTCCTATCGAAGGGATCGCATTGCCACATCCTGCCTTTACTGTCATTTCGGGAGATTATGTCACCACTGAAGATGGTACCGGGATCGTTCATTTGGCCAAAGCTTTTGGTGCGGATGACTTTAGAACATTGGTTCAGAACAATGTGCCCGGAGTTTTTGTGAAAGATGAACTCGACAACGATATCCCTGTCGTGGATCGTCAAGGCAAGTTTCTCCCTGTTATTGGAGAATACCTGGCATTAAAAATGAAAGAGCACGGAATCCATGCGCACAAAGAGTTTGGAGCGAACGATTTCTATGTAAAAAATTATACCAATGATGATGAAGATGCCCAAGACTTTAAAACCACTGACATCATCATATCTATCATCTTAAAGAATGAAAATAAGGCCTTTAAAGTTGAAAAGTACGAACACAGTTATCCGCATTGTTGGAGAACTGACAAGCCGATTCTGTATTATCCATTAGAAAGCTGGTTTATCAAAACCACAGCTTACAAGGACAGATTGGTGGAATTAAATAAAACCATCAATTGGAAGCCTGAAGCCACTGGAACCGGGCGTTTTGGCAATTGGCTAGAAAACCTCGTTGATTGGAATCTTAGCCGTTCCAGATTTTGGGGTACCCCATTGCCCATATGGAGAACTGAAGACGGGACGGAAGAGAAATGTATTGGATCAATAGCAGAACTCAATGAGGAAATCAACAAATCCATTGAAAAGGGCTTTATGGCAACTTCTCCTTATGAAGGGAAAGAGATAGATCTGCACAGACCCTATGTAGATGATGTAATATTGGTTTCCTCCAAGGGAGATAAAATGTTCCGGGAACCTGACCTGATTGACGTTTGGTTTGACTCGGGTGCCATGCCCTACGCTCAATGGCATTACCCCTTCGAAAACGAAGATATTTTTAAAGCCAACTATCCGGCAGATTATATCGCTGAGGGGGTGGATCAGACGAGAGGCTGGTTTTTCACTTTGCATGCCATAGCCGGAATGCTGTTTGATTCCGTTGCCTTCAAAAATGTGATCGCAAACGGTCTGGTTTTGGATAAGAACGGTAATAAAATGTCCAAGCGGTTGGGCAATGCTGTGGATCCTTTCAAGACGCTGAAAGAATATGGCCCTGACGCGCTGAGATGGTATATGCTCAGCAATGCCAATCCTTGGGATAATCTCAAATTCAACCTGGAAGGTATAGCGGAAGTACAAAGAAGGTTTTTTGGCACCTTGCAGAATACTTATAATTTCTTTGCGCTTTATGCAAATCTGGATCATTTTGTCTATGACAAATCAAAAGCAGTACCTGTAGTCGATCGAGCAGAACTGGATCAGTGGATAATTTCCAAGTTGCAAACGCTGATTGCTGAAGTGGAGTCTGCCATGGATAATTACGATGCCACCAAAGCTACCCGTGCCATCATGAACTTTACTGTAGATCAGTTGTCCAACTGGTACGTCCGATTGGCCAGAAAAAGATTCTGGAGAGGAGACATGAACACTGACAAGCAGGCAGCATACGAGACTTTGTTTGAATGTCTATACAGCTTGACCCAACTGATGTCTTCTTTTGCTCCCTTCTATTCTGATTGGCTCTATAAAAATCTGACTGCCTCTTCCAAAAACAGGTTGGAGTCCATACATCTGACAGATTGGGAAGTGGCTGATATAAGTCATATCAACAGAGACTTGGAAGAAAGCATGGAGTTGGCACAAAAAATATCATCCTTGGTCCACTCACTTAGAAAAAATCCCAAAATTGGCATCAAAGTGCGTCAGCCTTTGCAGAGAATTCTGATTCCTGTGCTGAATGACAAGACAAGAAAGCAGATACAGCATGTGGAAGAACTGATTAAATCAGAAGTGAATATCAAGTCAATAGAGTATATTGATGATGCTTCAGATGTTTTGGTTAAAAATGTAAAACCGAACCTCCCTGTTTTGGGTAAAAAATTAGGTCCAAAAATGAGGTTGGTGGTTGCTGCCATTAATTCCTGGGGAAAAGAACAAATCTCTGAAATAGAGAAAAACGGGAAAATTGCTATCCCAATAGAAGGTGAAATCATTGAACTTCTTTTGGAAGAAGTATTGATCAGTTCCCAAGATATTCCCGGATGGTCTGTAGCCTCGGATCAGGGTATGACTGTCGCGCTTGATGTGACTCTGACTGACGAACTCCGGCAGGAAGGTATAGCCCGTGATCTTGTAAACAGAATTCAAAATCTCAGAAAGGATATGGGATTGGATGTACAGGATAAAATAAATATCAGAATTGCCAAGCACGATGACTTGGTCAATGCTGCTTTGAAAAATTTTGCCAAATATATCCAAACCGAAACCCAAGCAGTCACGTTGGAGGTGCATGATTCTCTGACAGATGCTACAGTTTTGGACATGGATGACTTCGAACTTGTAGTAAAAGTTGAAAAAGCTTAA
- a CDS encoding transposase, translating to MIQLPLFKDFDGYSPKYHFFKNSLLGQIHDSIPWDDLVSCLPEERSGRGAPSWFGGKGMFALMFLKAYLNTSDRQLLERYNTDWALQYFCGKVLAENQHIRDMTIMTRVRAYLEKHCEWERLQEVLINHWKRDVNNTHVLLMDATCYESFIRFPTDVKLLWECCEWVFEKQMFRFCSQMGGKRPRSKFREQRIAHMTYSRKRKNSFRETLRRRKALVYLLGKGIGQLQQILDSNKGADLGLKDFARFAVIKKVHRQQEFLLDNPPAALKDRIVSLHKPYLRPIVRGKENRPVEFGAKAHILQVDGLTFIDKLDFNAFNECTRLKLSVAKHRRFFGPVNQLGADRIYATNKNRSFCTANRIFTCFPKKGPKKHDRAEKILSSEISKQRATVMEGVFGTNKEFYGLRKIRVKGDKREKFAIFFGIMAANAVKIAKRRAETERPPQQNAA from the coding sequence ATGATTCAGCTTCCTCTTTTCAAAGACTTCGACGGATATTCTCCAAAATATCATTTTTTCAAGAATTCATTGTTGGGTCAGATACATGATTCCATCCCCTGGGATGATCTGGTTTCCTGCCTTCCCGAAGAACGCTCCGGAAGAGGTGCACCAAGCTGGTTCGGTGGCAAAGGAATGTTTGCACTGATGTTCCTGAAGGCCTATCTCAACACCAGTGACAGGCAATTGTTGGAGCGCTACAACACAGACTGGGCCTTACAGTATTTTTGTGGCAAAGTACTGGCCGAAAACCAGCATATCAGAGACATGACCATCATGACCAGGGTCAGGGCATATCTGGAAAAACACTGCGAATGGGAGAGACTTCAGGAAGTACTTATCAACCACTGGAAGCGTGATGTCAACAACACCCATGTATTGCTCATGGACGCTACGTGTTACGAGTCATTCATACGGTTTCCAACCGATGTCAAACTGCTGTGGGAATGTTGTGAGTGGGTTTTTGAAAAACAGATGTTCAGATTCTGTTCCCAAATGGGGGGCAAAAGGCCCAGATCTAAATTCAGGGAGCAGAGAATTGCCCATATGACTTATTCCAGAAAAAGGAAAAACAGTTTCAGGGAAACACTCAGAAGAAGAAAAGCACTCGTTTATCTGCTCGGTAAAGGGATTGGCCAACTCCAGCAGATCCTCGACAGTAATAAGGGTGCAGATCTTGGATTGAAGGATTTTGCAAGGTTTGCAGTGATAAAAAAGGTTCACCGCCAGCAGGAGTTTTTGTTGGACAACCCGCCTGCGGCTTTAAAAGACAGAATAGTTTCCCTGCACAAACCTTATCTTAGACCCATTGTGAGGGGAAAAGAAAACAGGCCGGTTGAGTTCGGGGCCAAAGCCCATATCCTTCAGGTGGACGGACTCACGTTTATAGACAAACTTGATTTCAATGCCTTCAACGAATGCACAAGACTTAAGCTGTCCGTGGCCAAACACAGGAGATTTTTCGGTCCTGTAAACCAGCTCGGGGCGGACAGGATTTACGCCACAAACAAAAACCGGAGTTTCTGTACAGCCAACAGGATTTTCACCTGTTTCCCCAAAAAAGGACCCAAAAAACATGACAGGGCAGAAAAAATACTCAGCTCCGAAATATCCAAACAGAGGGCTACAGTAATGGAGGGTGTGTTCGGTACAAACAAAGAGTTCTACGGACTGAGGAAAATCAGGGTAAAAGGAGACAAGAGGGAGAAGTTTGCGATATTTTTCGGGATAATGGCAGCCAATGCTGTCAAGATAGCCAAAAGAAGAGCTGAAACGGAAAGGCCGCCGCAACAAAACGCTGCCTAA